A genomic window from Ruminiclostridium cellulolyticum H10 includes:
- a CDS encoding DUF1292 domain-containing protein, whose protein sequence is MNGEERDDIVVLLGEDGEEVEFEHLDTIEMDGSEYVILLPLDDQENEEVDEVVILKIEHDKDGEDSFITVDDEEELNKVFEEFKTRMEDEYDFDE, encoded by the coding sequence ATGAACGGAGAAGAGAGAGATGATATTGTAGTACTGTTGGGAGAGGATGGAGAAGAAGTTGAGTTTGAGCATCTCGATACCATAGAAATGGATGGTAGTGAGTATGTAATTTTGCTCCCCCTTGACGATCAGGAGAACGAAGAGGTAGACGAAGTCGTAATCCTTAAAATAGAACACGACAAAGACGGTGAAGACTCGTTTATAACAGTTGATGACGAAGAAGAGCTTAACAAAGTATTTGAAGAATTTAAAACCAGAATGGAAGACGAATACGATTTTGACGAGTAG
- the ruvX gene encoding Holliday junction resolvase RuvX — protein MRILGIDYGDSRIGVAISDPMGWTAQGLEMIKSKDSLKKAVLRLSEIINEYSVTDIVIGYPINMNGTKGPRTERTEEFIKKISDLGQFNIIKWDERLTTVSAHRTMNELGIKASKKKGIVDTMSAVLILQGYLDRIAGNKKS, from the coding sequence ATGAGAATACTCGGAATAGACTATGGAGACTCGAGAATAGGTGTAGCCATAAGCGACCCTATGGGGTGGACAGCTCAGGGGTTAGAAATGATTAAAAGCAAGGACAGTTTAAAAAAAGCTGTTTTACGTTTATCTGAAATAATAAATGAATACAGTGTTACAGATATAGTTATAGGTTATCCTATTAATATGAACGGAACTAAAGGGCCAAGAACCGAAAGAACAGAAGAATTTATAAAAAAGATTTCTGATTTGGGTCAATTTAATATTATTAAATGGGATGAGAGACTTACTACCGTATCAGCTCACAGAACCATGAATGAACTTGGCATAAAAGCTTCAAAAAAGAAGGGTATTGTAGATACAATGTCAGCAGTATTGATTCTTCAGGGATATCTTGACCGAATTGCGGGTAATAAAAAAAGTTGA
- a CDS encoding IreB family regulatory phosphoprotein, whose product MGINETMMFKVDNEKENEAKEILVSVHQALKEKGYNPINQMVGYILSGDPTYITNYKNARSIVRRLERDELLEEVLKFYLENHNNEPE is encoded by the coding sequence ATGGGAATTAATGAGACTATGATGTTTAAAGTGGATAATGAAAAAGAGAATGAAGCAAAAGAAATCTTAGTTTCTGTACATCAGGCACTAAAAGAGAAAGGCTACAATCCGATAAACCAGATGGTTGGATACATTTTGTCTGGAGATCCTACTTACATCACAAATTATAAGAATGCCAGAAGTATTGTCCGAAGACTTGAGAGAGACGAGCTACTGGAAGAAGTCCTTAAATTTTACCTGGAAAATCATAATAACGAACCTGAATAA
- the mtaB gene encoding tRNA (N(6)-L-threonylcarbamoyladenosine(37)-C(2))-methylthiotransferase MtaB — MEDNYNEIIDENLNNDGIYRKKKTVSFHTLGCKVNQYESEAVSSIFEKNGYEVVSFEQDSDVYIINTCTVTNLSDRKSRQAIRKAKKTNPNSIVIVMGCYAQTSSEEVLKIPGVDMVIGTKDRSRIIEYVERIESGECRINAVDNIMVSGTFEELKLSTYKERTRAYLKIQEGCSQFCSYCIIPYARGPIRSRKPDDIIEEVKHLAESGFLEIVLTGIHLASFGREIKDTNLLDIIKKTHSIDGIKRIRLGSLEPTTITEEFVDAVGRLPKLCPHFHLSLQSGCDKTLAEMNRKYRTDEYRKSVELLKNNIPDVAITTDLMVGFPGETEEDFLMSRDFAEEIGFSKIHVFKYSPRKGTPAAVMKNQIGPEEKERRSEIMLDLSDELEKKYMEGFVGRNMEVLYEQEMQGKEGYIEGLTKNYIRVMAKGDSNLKGKLMETKLYKVNGTLFEGNII; from the coding sequence ATGGAAGATAATTACAATGAAATAATAGATGAAAACCTAAATAATGATGGGATTTACAGAAAAAAAAAGACCGTGAGTTTCCACACCCTTGGTTGTAAAGTCAATCAATACGAATCTGAAGCAGTTTCTTCAATATTTGAGAAAAACGGTTATGAAGTAGTTTCATTTGAGCAGGACTCAGATGTCTATATAATTAATACATGCACTGTTACTAACCTTAGTGACAGAAAATCAAGGCAGGCCATCAGGAAAGCAAAGAAAACAAATCCTAATTCTATAGTCATAGTTATGGGTTGTTATGCACAGACATCCTCAGAAGAGGTTTTAAAGATTCCCGGTGTGGACATGGTTATCGGTACTAAGGACCGCAGCAGAATAATTGAATATGTAGAAAGAATTGAGTCTGGTGAATGCAGAATAAATGCTGTGGATAATATAATGGTATCAGGTACTTTCGAGGAGCTTAAATTAAGTACATATAAAGAGAGAACAAGAGCATACCTGAAGATACAGGAGGGCTGCAGCCAGTTTTGCTCCTATTGCATAATTCCTTATGCAAGGGGGCCTATACGAAGCAGGAAACCGGATGATATAATAGAAGAGGTAAAGCATCTTGCAGAGAGTGGATTTTTGGAGATTGTATTAACAGGTATTCATCTTGCTTCATTTGGCAGAGAGATAAAGGATACAAATCTGCTTGATATTATTAAGAAGACTCACAGTATAGATGGAATAAAAAGAATTAGACTGGGGTCTTTAGAACCTACTACGATTACAGAGGAGTTTGTGGATGCTGTCGGCAGGCTGCCAAAGCTTTGTCCGCATTTTCACTTATCACTACAAAGCGGTTGTGACAAAACCCTTGCAGAGATGAACAGAAAGTATAGAACTGATGAATATAGAAAAAGCGTGGAGCTTCTTAAAAACAATATCCCTGATGTAGCCATTACTACCGACTTGATGGTAGGTTTTCCGGGAGAAACGGAAGAGGACTTTTTAATGTCCCGTGATTTTGCAGAAGAAATTGGTTTTTCCAAAATTCACGTATTCAAGTATTCACCCAGAAAGGGAACTCCTGCGGCAGTGATGAAAAATCAGATCGGCCCTGAAGAAAAGGAAAGAAGAAGCGAAATAATGCTAGACCTTTCAGACGAGCTTGAGAAAAAATACATGGAAGGGTTTGTAGGAAGGAATATGGAAGTTTTATACGAGCAGGAGATGCAAGGAAAAGAAGGTTATATAGAAGGACTGACAAAAAACTATATTCGGGTAATGGCTAAAGGAGATTCAAACCTCAAGGGCAAGCTGATGGAAACAAAACTTTACAAGGTAAACGGGACTTTATTTGAAGGAAATATTATTTAA
- a CDS encoding AraC family transcriptional regulator, with the protein MGTYGCALPIPGELVNMKITTFNGIHMFFGEPSKQTVSFMRVEGIEQLYSFVKKNGWDQITEIKTQHWGGKECDVTTIDGSIMRFFQLE; encoded by the coding sequence ATGGGAACTTATGGGTGCGCATTGCCGATACCTGGGGAATTAGTTAATATGAAAATAACCACTTTTAATGGCATTCACATGTTCTTTGGTGAACCATCTAAACAAACTGTTTCTTTCATGCGAGTTGAAGGCATTGAACAACTATATTCATTTGTTAAGAAAAATGGCTGGGATCAAATAACAGAAATTAAAACTCAACATTGGGGTGGAAAAGAATGCGATGTAACAACAATTGATGGTAGTATCATGAGGTTTTTTCAGTTAGAGTAA
- a CDS encoding dockerin type I domain-containing protein, translating into MLRKMRIFLLAGAVMMQSLIGFGAVDTAHAAVNGLFGLVGFATMNGGTTGGAGGKEVTVKSAAEMSELLNQRKKNDDTSPLIIKVASKLTGTGAIGVKEVSNVSIIGVGSSGELDGVGLNIVKASNIIVQNLKIHHTLAPTDCIGIENSKNVWIDHCELYNMIGDCNGDGKVDEKGDISGGDVDWYDGLLDCKKDSAYITVSWNYFHDSFKTSLVGSSDSDNYDRKMTYHHNVFKNLKERLPSYRFGTGHIFSNYYADVWNSAVNSRMGAQLKVESNYFERVGSGAVNGESGLAAGPIGSYNSDLIGYYDVKDNTYVSCKGNQPTTSTCNYTPPYEYTGYLTPASRVKELVTQYAGVGKLDGSNPTNPTDPTEPTDPQDPIETTKCGDINGDGSIDTIDFATLKIYLLGQSITIKTEASDLDSDKAVTILDLAVLKKYLLGQVTTLPVNNGITDPGGNTNPI; encoded by the coding sequence ATGTTAAGAAAAATGAGGATTTTTCTCCTGGCCGGTGCGGTCATGATGCAATCCCTGATAGGGTTTGGTGCAGTTGACACAGCTCATGCGGCAGTCAATGGACTGTTTGGCCTGGTTGGCTTTGCTACGATGAATGGCGGGACAACAGGAGGTGCCGGTGGAAAAGAGGTAACAGTAAAAAGTGCGGCAGAAATGTCAGAACTTTTAAACCAGAGAAAGAAGAATGATGACACTTCTCCGCTTATTATAAAAGTAGCATCAAAGCTTACGGGAACTGGTGCCATTGGAGTTAAAGAGGTTTCGAATGTTTCAATAATCGGTGTCGGAAGCAGTGGGGAATTAGATGGTGTCGGGCTTAATATTGTTAAGGCCAGCAATATCATTGTGCAAAATTTGAAAATCCACCATACTCTGGCACCTACGGACTGCATAGGAATTGAGAACAGCAAAAATGTCTGGATTGACCATTGTGAATTATACAATATGATAGGAGATTGCAACGGCGATGGAAAGGTGGATGAGAAGGGCGATATTTCCGGCGGTGACGTAGACTGGTATGACGGCTTGCTGGATTGTAAAAAAGACAGTGCATATATTACAGTTTCATGGAATTACTTTCATGATTCCTTTAAGACGAGTCTTGTTGGGTCATCCGATAGTGACAACTATGACAGGAAAATGACTTATCACCATAATGTGTTTAAAAATCTAAAGGAACGTTTGCCTAGCTATAGATTCGGAACAGGGCATATATTCAGCAACTATTATGCTGATGTCTGGAACAGTGCTGTGAATTCCAGGATGGGTGCTCAGCTCAAAGTTGAAAGCAATTACTTCGAAAGAGTAGGTTCAGGTGCAGTTAATGGAGAGTCCGGGCTGGCAGCAGGACCCATAGGATCATACAATAGTGATTTAATCGGATATTATGATGTAAAGGATAATACATATGTAAGCTGTAAAGGTAATCAGCCAACAACCTCAACCTGCAACTATACTCCGCCATATGAGTATACAGGCTACCTAACTCCTGCCAGCCGGGTAAAGGAACTGGTTACACAGTATGCAGGTGTCGGTAAACTGGATGGTTCAAATCCTACTAATCCAACCGACCCAACTGAACCCACTGATCCGCAAGACCCCATCGAAACCACAAAATGTGGTGATATAAATGGTGACGGCAGCATAGATACTATTGATTTTGCAACATTAAAAATATATCTCCTTGGACAGTCGATTACAATAAAAACCGAGGCTTCAGACCTTGACAGCGATAAGGCAGTAACCATCCTTGATCTTGCAGTATTAAAGAAATATCTGCTGGGGCAGGTAACTACTTTACCTGTTAATAATGGAATTACCGATCCCGGTGGGAACACTAATCCGATATAG
- a CDS encoding HPr family phosphocarrier protein: protein MKSFDISLKSINDVKDFVNIVNKYDFDVDLSSGRYIVDAKSIMGIFSLDLSKPIKVEIQNDDSEKFCDEIKRFIV, encoded by the coding sequence ATGAAATCATTTGATATTTCTTTAAAATCTATTAACGACGTAAAGGATTTCGTAAATATCGTTAACAAGTATGACTTTGATGTTGATTTATCATCAGGACGTTATATCGTAGACGCAAAGTCAATCATGGGGATCTTCAGCCTTGACCTAAGCAAGCCAATCAAAGTTGAAATTCAAAACGACGACAGCGAGAAATTCTGTGATGAAATTAAGCGTTTTATAGTTTAA
- a CDS encoding DUF523 domain-containing protein — protein MILVSACLAGLDSKYNGKNNYNGYIEKLVREGKAIMICPEQMGGLPTPRDSCEIACGAGGDVLAGKAKVIDSKGQNQTEKFLKGARETLKVARLYNIKKAILKSKSPSCGFGRIYDGTFSGKLIEGNGVTAELLSGNGFEVMTEEDIPKK, from the coding sequence ATGATATTGGTAAGTGCATGTCTTGCAGGACTTGACAGTAAATACAACGGAAAGAACAATTACAACGGGTATATAGAAAAACTTGTCAGGGAAGGTAAGGCAATAATGATATGCCCGGAACAGATGGGGGGACTGCCTACTCCAAGGGACTCTTGTGAGATTGCCTGCGGAGCCGGAGGAGATGTTCTTGCGGGAAAAGCAAAGGTAATAGACTCCAAAGGGCAGAATCAAACAGAAAAATTTCTAAAGGGTGCGAGAGAAACACTTAAAGTTGCCAGGCTCTATAACATTAAGAAAGCAATATTAAAATCAAAAAGCCCCTCTTGCGGCTTTGGCAGGATATATGACGGAACCTTCAGCGGAAAGCTGATTGAAGGTAACGGGGTTACGGCAGAACTTCTGTCTGGTAATGGTTTTGAAGTAATGACTGAAGAAGATATTCCTAAAAAATAA
- the rnr gene encoding ribonuclease R: protein MADLEERKERIVAFMRDKAYKPLLFKELRMVLDVPEEDIELFTQVMDELEEEGRVFKTHGKRYGVPSRLNLVTGRIQGHERGYGFLIPDDELMEDVFIPADSLNGAMHNDRVVARVNKKSSSDRKMEGEIIRILKRANTTLVGTFENSMSFGFVVPDNKRISGDIFVSKSEFHGAKKGQKVVVEILKYPEARRNAEGRVIEIIGDRNETGVDILSIIKSYNLEEDFPEDVLNQANSIGDTVTEEMIQGRRDLRGLRMVTIDGEDAKDLDDAVSIETLENGNYRLGVHIADVTNYVTENSPLDLEALDRGTSVYLVDRVIPMLPRKLSNGICSLNPHVDRLSFSVMIDIDKNGKAYNHEIFESVINIDERMTYTNVYKILEENDQELIKRYSHVVSDFQKMKELALILRKKRFQRGAIDFDFDEARVVIDEKGKPIDVKRYEITIANQIIEEFMLACNETVAEHFFWTNTPFVYRIHEDPDEEKIHNLNEFLYNLGYSIKGINKIHPRALQDLLEKVKGTRHERIISTAMLRSLQKARYSNESTGHFGLAAKYYCHFTSPIRRYPDLIIHRIMKLYLKGGMSEEKINHLEGILPEIAKQCSERERAADEAERESEDLKKVEYMKAHEGEIFEGIIANVTSFGMFIELDNTIEGLVRMSSMEDDYYNYNESHYCLVGERTRKIYRIGDSVKVILAKADVAARKIEFILVESDDEDDFDNIDQETEDELIFTKNKSRKSSIKKNSQSTKAVKADDKGGRNSASDNKSGKKGKIIDKKVYEKIMGKRKRKKR, encoded by the coding sequence ATGGCAGATTTGGAAGAACGGAAAGAACGAATAGTTGCATTTATGAGGGATAAAGCATACAAACCTCTTTTATTTAAGGAACTTAGAATGGTTCTTGACGTGCCGGAAGAGGATATAGAGCTTTTTACTCAGGTGATGGATGAGCTTGAGGAAGAGGGCAGAGTTTTTAAGACCCATGGAAAAAGGTATGGCGTACCTTCAAGGTTAAATTTGGTCACAGGAAGGATTCAAGGACATGAAAGAGGATATGGATTCCTCATACCTGATGATGAGCTTATGGAGGATGTATTTATCCCCGCAGACAGCCTTAACGGAGCCATGCATAATGACAGAGTTGTTGCACGGGTAAATAAGAAAAGTTCTTCTGACAGAAAAATGGAAGGCGAGATAATCCGTATTCTTAAAAGGGCTAATACCACTTTGGTAGGAACCTTTGAAAACAGTATGAGCTTTGGTTTTGTTGTTCCCGATAATAAGAGGATTTCAGGAGACATTTTTGTTTCAAAAAGTGAGTTTCACGGTGCCAAAAAAGGACAAAAAGTTGTAGTTGAGATACTAAAATACCCGGAGGCCAGAAGAAATGCTGAGGGTAGAGTAATCGAAATAATAGGCGACAGGAACGAAACGGGTGTCGATATACTGTCCATTATAAAATCGTATAATCTCGAAGAGGATTTTCCTGAGGATGTTCTCAATCAGGCGAATTCCATAGGTGATACCGTAACAGAAGAAATGATACAAGGACGACGAGATTTAAGGGGACTTCGCATGGTTACCATAGACGGAGAAGATGCAAAAGACCTTGATGATGCGGTTTCAATTGAAACACTCGAAAACGGGAATTACAGGCTTGGTGTTCACATTGCAGATGTAACAAACTATGTTACGGAAAATTCACCCCTTGATTTGGAAGCACTTGACAGAGGAACAAGTGTGTATCTGGTTGACAGAGTTATACCCATGCTCCCAAGAAAACTGTCTAACGGTATATGCAGTCTGAATCCGCATGTGGACAGGCTGAGTTTTAGTGTAATGATTGACATAGATAAAAACGGTAAGGCATATAACCACGAAATATTTGAGAGTGTAATCAATATAGATGAGAGGATGACATACACTAACGTTTATAAAATATTGGAGGAAAATGACCAAGAACTTATAAAACGTTACAGCCACGTCGTTTCTGACTTTCAAAAAATGAAAGAACTGGCACTGATACTTAGAAAGAAAAGATTTCAGAGAGGTGCTATTGATTTTGACTTTGATGAAGCGAGGGTAGTTATTGATGAAAAGGGCAAGCCTATTGACGTTAAAAGATATGAAATAACCATAGCAAATCAGATAATAGAAGAATTCATGCTTGCTTGTAATGAAACCGTTGCGGAGCATTTTTTCTGGACCAATACTCCCTTTGTCTATAGAATACACGAGGACCCTGACGAGGAAAAAATTCACAACCTTAACGAATTCCTGTACAATCTGGGATATAGTATAAAGGGGATAAATAAAATACACCCTAGAGCCTTGCAGGACCTATTGGAAAAGGTAAAAGGAACAAGGCATGAGCGAATTATTAGTACAGCTATGCTCAGGTCACTGCAAAAAGCCCGATATAGCAATGAAAGTACAGGCCACTTTGGATTGGCTGCAAAATATTATTGCCACTTTACATCACCCATAAGAAGATATCCTGATTTGATAATTCACAGGATAATGAAGCTTTACCTCAAAGGAGGTATGAGTGAGGAGAAAATCAATCACTTGGAAGGAATACTGCCGGAGATAGCAAAGCAGTGTTCAGAACGCGAAAGAGCCGCAGACGAAGCGGAAAGAGAAAGTGAAGACCTCAAAAAGGTAGAATATATGAAAGCTCATGAGGGAGAAATATTTGAAGGTATTATCGCAAATGTAACTTCCTTTGGAATGTTTATAGAACTTGATAACACAATAGAAGGTCTTGTTAGAATGAGCAGCATGGAAGATGACTACTATAACTATAATGAGAGTCATTATTGCTTGGTGGGTGAACGTACACGCAAGATATACAGAATAGGTGACTCTGTAAAGGTTATTCTTGCAAAAGCTGACGTAGCTGCCAGAAAAATAGAGTTCATACTGGTTGAATCTGATGATGAGGATGATTTTGACAATATAGACCAGGAAACAGAAGATGAATTGATATTTACAAAGAACAAAAGTAGGAAATCATCTATTAAGAAAAATAGTCAGAGTACAAAGGCAGTTAAAGCAGATGATAAGGGCGGAAGGAACTCTGCTTCTGATAATAAGTCCGGCAAAAAAGGAAAAATCATTGATAAAAAAGTATATGAAAAAATAATGGGAAAAAGAAAAAGGAAGAAAAGGTAG
- a CDS encoding sensor histidine kinase, with amino-acid sequence MTFKNSIQARLVRNFILIILISVLAFEVLLVYFTRLYFYNNIESILTNQIKTASDFYTRYFSDVPLEVNIMDNADLFWKQTTGQVQIVRNNGVVLLDSQGLESGEYVSGSDFKQAQQGKKGVWIGLNNGKEQVMIVAYPLKSDTEQVGVIRFITSLKDVDKIIFNISMIFIIIGIVVILVAGTISIVLANSIIHPLKNVTGAAELMAEGNLDVRLIKSRNDEIGKLSDTLNYMASEIQKRERIKNDFISTVSHELRTPLTSIKGWANTIIDDDYSDREILSDGLNIIVKESDRLTEMVEDLLDFSRFVSGNVELKKEKTDVCSIIDYIEKQMSGMAKKGKIIFSVKCEKVPTIVLDKNRITQLLINLLGNAFNFTPKNGMVALSSFLENDNIVFRVEDTGCGISPEELPLVTEKFYKGKSSNSHTGLGLSICDEIVKLHNGSLEIESELDKGTIVTVRIPYGG; translated from the coding sequence ATGACATTTAAAAACAGTATTCAGGCAAGATTGGTAAGAAATTTCATACTGATTATCCTTATAAGTGTTCTTGCTTTTGAGGTACTGCTTGTTTATTTTACACGTTTATATTTTTACAATAATATCGAGAGTATTCTTACAAATCAGATAAAGACAGCATCTGATTTTTATACAAGATATTTTTCAGATGTACCTTTGGAAGTAAATATTATGGATAACGCTGATTTGTTCTGGAAACAAACCACAGGCCAGGTTCAGATAGTAAGAAATAACGGGGTGGTATTGTTGGATTCCCAAGGACTTGAGTCGGGGGAATATGTGTCAGGCAGTGACTTCAAGCAGGCTCAGCAGGGCAAAAAAGGTGTGTGGATAGGGCTCAACAATGGCAAGGAGCAGGTTATGATTGTGGCTTATCCTTTGAAATCGGATACCGAGCAGGTTGGGGTAATCAGGTTTATAACATCTTTGAAAGATGTGGATAAAATAATATTTAACATATCAATGATATTCATTATTATCGGTATTGTTGTTATTCTGGTTGCAGGTACTATTAGTATAGTTCTTGCAAATAGTATCATACATCCATTAAAAAATGTAACGGGAGCAGCCGAATTAATGGCAGAGGGAAACCTTGATGTACGATTAATTAAAAGCAGAAACGATGAAATTGGCAAGCTTTCGGACACATTAAACTACATGGCGTCAGAAATACAAAAAAGAGAAAGAATAAAAAATGACTTTATATCCACAGTTTCACATGAATTGAGGACGCCCCTTACGTCGATAAAAGGCTGGGCCAATACTATAATAGATGATGATTACAGCGACAGGGAAATACTAAGTGACGGACTTAATATCATAGTAAAGGAAAGTGACCGTCTTACGGAAATGGTTGAAGACCTTCTGGATTTTTCCCGTTTCGTTTCAGGAAATGTTGAGCTAAAAAAAGAAAAGACGGATGTTTGTTCTATAATTGACTATATAGAAAAACAAATGAGTGGTATGGCAAAAAAAGGTAAAATTATCTTTAGTGTTAAATGTGAAAAGGTACCCACTATAGTGTTGGACAAGAATAGAATTACTCAGCTGTTGATCAACCTATTGGGAAATGCCTTCAATTTTACGCCCAAGAATGGGATGGTTGCTTTGAGTTCCTTTTTGGAAAATGATAATATAGTATTTAGGGTTGAGGATACTGGCTGTGGTATTAGCCCGGAGGAATTACCTCTGGTGACCGAGAAATTCTATAAGGGAAAGAGCAGCAATTCCCATACAGGGCTGGGGCTTTCAATATGTGATGAGATAGTAAAGCTTCACAATGGAAGTCTAGAAATTGAAAGCGAGTTGGATAAAGGAACAATTGTGACAGTAAGAATTCCCTATGGAGGCTGA
- a CDS encoding response regulator transcription factor: MENKVLIIEDEESIRGFLKINFKKHNFIVIEAATGEEGLLKARQENPDVVLLDVMLPGISGFQVCETLRKEMPDVGIIMLTARGQDIDKIKGLEYGADDYVVKPFNTTELILRAKSLLRRLGGKSAGDSKEDTLKSGVFKLELYSQRVFKEDKEILLTPKEFFLLKIFLENKNKAFTRDELLDKIWGYDYVGDTKIVDVNIRRLRSKIEDKDSHGMYIETVWGIGYRWRKE, translated from the coding sequence ATGGAAAACAAAGTTCTTATAATAGAAGATGAAGAGAGTATAAGGGGTTTCTTAAAAATAAACTTCAAAAAGCATAATTTTATTGTTATTGAAGCCGCCACGGGAGAAGAAGGCCTGTTAAAAGCAAGACAGGAAAACCCTGATGTTGTGCTGCTAGATGTTATGCTACCCGGAATAAGCGGCTTTCAAGTGTGTGAGACACTTAGAAAAGAGATGCCCGACGTAGGAATTATAATGCTGACAGCCAGGGGACAGGATATAGATAAGATAAAGGGTTTGGAGTATGGTGCTGATGACTATGTTGTTAAACCCTTCAATACTACAGAGCTTATTCTTAGGGCAAAATCTCTTTTAAGACGTTTGGGCGGCAAAAGTGCAGGAGACAGTAAGGAAGATACCTTAAAGAGTGGTGTATTCAAGCTGGAGCTTTATTCTCAAAGAGTATTTAAAGAAGATAAGGAGATTCTGCTTACGCCTAAAGAATTTTTCTTATTAAAAATCTTTTTGGAAAATAAAAATAAGGCTTTTACAAGAGACGAGCTTTTGGACAAGATATGGGGCTATGATTATGTTGGAGATACCAAGATAGTTGATGTCAACATAAGAAGACTGAGAAGCAAGATTGAAGATAAGGATTCCCACGGTATGTATATTGAAACGGTATGGGGTATAGGGTATAGATGGCGGAAGGAATAA
- a CDS encoding polysaccharide deacetylase family protein: protein MKKFFGVTIAVSMIIVLVAAICLKEAKILKNNGISGIETKISDKTKEPSNSTDKTNDNGTKKETPTAPSSTKQPDDKEKVKPKTAPVKSKPVIALTFDDGPHPQHTVQIVNALKKYNGHATFFVVGNRVEKYPGVVKQISQNGNQIGNHSYNHKQLTKLSESGIKSDLKKTSDILQKTISKKPSIVRPTYGSVNNRVKSSAGAPLILWSIDTLDWKTKNKTTTVNKVVSRAKDGDIVLMHDLYKPSAQAAEAIIQKLTAKGYKLVTIDELFATRGVKPQNGQVYNNAYKKK, encoded by the coding sequence TTGAAAAAATTTTTTGGGGTTACAATAGCAGTATCAATGATAATAGTTTTAGTTGCAGCAATATGTCTCAAAGAAGCAAAGATATTGAAGAACAATGGTATAAGTGGTATCGAAACAAAAATAAGCGATAAGACAAAAGAGCCTTCAAATAGTACTGATAAAACCAATGATAACGGTACAAAAAAGGAGACCCCTACAGCTCCCTCTAGTACTAAACAACCGGATGACAAAGAAAAGGTAAAGCCCAAAACGGCTCCTGTAAAAAGTAAGCCTGTTATTGCACTTACCTTTGATGACGGACCACATCCTCAACACACAGTACAGATAGTTAATGCTTTAAAAAAATATAATGGACATGCAACCTTTTTTGTCGTAGGTAACAGGGTCGAAAAATATCCCGGTGTTGTAAAACAAATATCACAGAACGGTAACCAGATCGGCAATCATAGCTATAACCACAAGCAATTAACAAAGCTAAGTGAATCCGGTATAAAGAGCGATTTGAAAAAGACTTCTGATATTTTACAGAAGACAATCAGTAAAAAACCTTCAATAGTGAGACCTACTTATGGCAGTGTAAATAACAGGGTAAAATCATCCGCAGGTGCTCCGCTGATTCTTTGGTCTATAGATACTTTAGATTGGAAGACAAAGAATAAGACTACGACAGTAAATAAAGTAGTTAGTAGAGCAAAGGACGGGGACATTGTACTGATGCATGACTTGTATAAACCATCTGCTCAGGCTGCAGAAGCAATAATACAAAAATTGACTGCAAAGGGTTATAAACTTGTAACCATTGATGAGCTATTTGCTACCAGAGGAGTAAAGCCTCAGAATGGTCAGGTGTATAATAACGCTTATAAGAAAAAGTAG